One segment of Colias croceus chromosome 15, ilColCroc2.1 DNA contains the following:
- the LOC123698218 gene encoding E3 SUMO-protein ligase ZBED1-like — MKRARVSGVWNYFIVDSEENKTAKCTVCLSKISFKATVSNLNKHLKTKHLITITTNKNTRPEQEVRLPTSTPSTEIESNDGAYVPQASISTDDMTPSAPSHSVEFVSVPSTQTPSDPRPANAIQSTIKMFSSTKKLSAKQRKEIDDALMDLFSKSFLPFSIVEDNSFRKFVAKLNPAYQLPSRKHISKTLLDAEYYSCVNEVKENLSNVDSACLTIDCWTSRAQEGYLAATAHYINNDFNLETALLQCRILTGPHNAVNLSRELNEIIHDWNLTNKIKLVVSDNASNVQNCIKELQLKNFGCFAHTINLIAKNSLNIPEVENFLVKLRAIVSHFRRSNTAVEKLLKYQLNNNVTQPKKMIIDVATRWNSTFYMLERALLLKEAVTSTLAILDSSSSACLENITADEWKLCQDLCTVLKPLEQVTVQISGEKYLTGSLVIIFNRLLLKVYSDKISNDATLHSSCKDVCTRILKGIKTRLTNIEKSGTFSVATFLDPRFKIAFFLDKPAAEAAKKKVTEMVVFEINKEWATVSPSTPTVLPTAPATISDASSENASKPYNFIDIWADIDVQDVHTLESPLAIAIAEVQRYLNDKMLPRNASPNDWWRKYSFLYPNLSKLFKKHCCVLATSVPCERIFSKSGELISDRRTRLSSEKVKKLMFLNTNKK; from the coding sequence ATGAAGCGCGCTCGGGTAAGTGGAGTATGGAATTACTTCATAGTTGATTCTGAAGAAAATAAGACTGCAAAATGTACTGTTTGCCTTtcgaaaataagttttaaggCAACAgtatctaatttaaataaacatttaaaaactaaacattTGATAACAATTacgacaaataaaaatacaagacCAGAACAAGAAGTTAGGCTGCCAACTTCTACTCCTTCTACAGAGATTGAATCAAACGATGGCGCTTACGTTCCTCAAGCCAGTATATCCACAGATGACATGACGCCTTCGGCGCCTTCACACTCTGTTGAATTTGTAAGTGTGCCAAGCACACAAACGCCGTCAGATCCTCGACCAGCTAATGCAATACAATCAACTATAAAAATGTTCAGTAGTACGAAAAAGTTATCTGCAAAACAAAGAAAGGAAATAGACGACGCGCTAATGGACCTATTTTCTAAAAGTTTTCTTCCTTTTTCCATAGTTGAGGATAATTCTTTTAGGAAGTTTGTGGCAAAACTAAATCCCGCCTACCAACTGCCGAGTCGAAAGCACATATCTAAAACCTTATTAGATGCAGAATATTACAGCTGTGTAAATGAAGTTAAAGAAAATCTGAGTAATGTTGATTCTGCATGCCTCACAATAGATTGCTGGACATCGCGGGCACAAGAGGGCTATCTAGCAGCGACGGCGCATTACATcaataatgattttaatttagaaaCGGCTCTTTTACAATGTCGTATTTTGACAGGGCCGCATAATGCAGTTAATTTGAGTAGAGAGTTGAATGAGATAATACATGATTGGAATTTAACGAACAAAATTAAACTAGTTGTATCTGACAATGCTTCCAACGTccaaaattgtattaaagagCTTCAGTTAAAAAATTTCGGTTGCTTTGCTCACACCATCAATCTAATAGCCAAAAATAGCCTAAATATACCGGAGGTTGAAAATTTTTTAGTTAAGCTAAGAGCCATCGTGAGTCACTTCAGGCGGAGTAACACAGCTGTAGAAaagctattaaaatatcaGTTGAACAATAACGTGACCCAaccaaaaaaaatgataatagatGTCGCAACTAGGTGGAACTCCACCTTTTATATGTTGGAGAGAGCGTTATTACTGAAAGAAGCAGTAACAAGTACACTGGCAATTTTGGACTCCTCAAGCAGTGCTTGTCTTGAAAATATAACTGCCGATGAATGGAAACTGTGCCAAGATTTATGCACTGTTTTAAAACCATTAGAACAGGTTACGGTACAAATTAGTGGAGAAAAGTACCTAACAGGCAGTCTTGtcataattttcaatagatTGTTACTAAAGGTTTATTCCGATAAAATTTCTAATGATGCAACGTTACATTCCAGTTGTAAAGATGTGTGTACTAGAATATTAAAAGGTATAAAGACAAGATTGACTAATATAGAAAAGAGCGGCACTTTCAGCGTAGCTACATTCCTCGacccaagatttaaaatagcATTTTTTTTGGACAAACCAGCAGCCGAAGCAGCTAAGAAGAAGGTGACTGAAATGGTTgtctttgaaataaataaagaatggGCTACAGTGTCACCTTCAACACCAACGGTATTGCCAACTGCACCAGCTACAATATCGGATGCCAGTTCCGAAAATGCTAGCAAGCcgtacaattttattgatatttggGCAGATATTGACGTGCAGGATGTCCATACTCTGGAATCACCGTTGGCCATTGCGATTGCTGAGGTTCaaagatatttaaatgataaaatgttacccagAAACGCTAGCCCGAATGATTGGTGGCGTAAATATTCTTTTTTGTATCCCAACCTCAgcaaattattcaaaaagcaCTGTTGTGTACTGGCGACTTCAGTGCCTTGTGAAAGGATTTTTTCTAAATCTGGAGAGCTGATTTCCGACCGACGTACTCGGCTATCATcagaaaaagtaaaaaaattgatgtttttaaaCACGAATAAAAAGTGa
- the LOC123698011 gene encoding uncharacterized protein LOC123698011: MVLPSALNLDISSIFSNGPSIRSHKLQAFNTRSLRDSILTVCKACEEKMAAIPPSAFSAARIRETQRDMKVSNIKKGVEPIKFFNTKLMELTPLKYNSKLMNSIWGFYNRYSPHNVKKVNDAFTFNPELQQSAANSTNKNEAKITLPPSKLDNVWPTINVSQSH; this comes from the exons ATGGTGCTGCCTAGTGCATTGAATTTGGATATCAGTTCCATTTTCTCTAACGGCCCAAGTATTCGGAGCCATAAACTTCAAGCTTTCAATACTCGATCGCTAAGAGATTCCATCCTTACCGTGTGTAAAG CTTGTGAAGAGAAAATGGCAGCCATACCACCATCCGCTTTCTCAGCCGCTCGAATTCGAGAAACTCAGCGAGACATGAAAGTTTCCAACATTAAAAAAGGAGTGGAACCTATAAAGTTTTTCAATACTAAAT TAATGGAGCTGACGCCACTCAAATACAACAGCAAGTTAATGAATAGCATTTGGGGGTTTTATAACCGCTATTCACCGCACAATGTTAAGAAAGTCAATGATGCCTTTACTTTCAATCCGGAATTACAGCA ATCTGCTGCTAATTCCACTAACAAGAACGAAGCTAAGATTACATTGCCACCTTCAAAGCTGGATAATGTATGGCCTACTATTAATGTTTCTCAATCACATTAA